One Paramisgurnus dabryanus chromosome 10, PD_genome_1.1, whole genome shotgun sequence genomic region harbors:
- the ppwd1 gene encoding peptidylprolyl isomerase domain and WD repeat-containing protein 1, with the protein MASDGTSGVSENKRKLEEDEDEWVGPLPSEATQTKKKKVLEYERVYLDNLPSAAMYERSYMHRDVITHIVCTKTDFIITASQDGHVKFWKKKEDEGIEFVKHFRSHLGQVECISASAEGALCCSVGDDRAMKVFDVVNFDMINMLKLGFHPGQCEWIYNPGDAISTVACSEKSTGKIFVYDGRGGNQPLHTFDKMHNAPLSQIRLNPKYRVIVSADKAGMLEYWTGLPSEFKFPRQVQWEFKTDTDLYEFAKCQTYPTSLAFSQDGKKMATIAVDRKVRIFRFLTGKLMRVFDESLTMFTELQQMRQQLPDMEFGRRMAVERELEKVDGIRLTSIIFDETGHFVLYGTMLGIKVINVETNRCVRILGKQENIRVVQLSLFQGVAKTMKAAPTIEMKASDNPALQNYDSDPTIFCTAFKKNRFYMFTKREPEDTKSAESDRDIFNEKPSKEEVMAATQAEGPKRVSDSAIIHTTMGDIHIKLFPVECPKTVENFCVHSRNGYYNGHIFHRVIKGFMIQTGDPTGTGMGGESIWGGEFEDEFHATLRHDRPYTLSMANGGPGTNGSQFFITVVPTPWLDNKHTVFGRTAKGMEVVQRISNVKVNPKTDKPYEDISIINITVK; encoded by the exons ATGGCGTCCGACGGGACCAGCGGTGTTTCAGAAAACAAACGAAAGTTAGAGGAGGATGAAGACGAATGGGTTGGTCCTCTGCCCAGCGAGGCTACACAAACAAAAAAGAAGaaag TTCTTGAGTATGAAAGAGTTTATCTGGACAATTTACCCTCAGCCGCCATGTATGAAAGAAGTTACATGCACAGAGATGTTATAACACACATTGTTTGTACCAA AACAGATTTTATCATCACAGCGAGTCAAGACGGCCACGTAAAGTTTTGGAAGAAGAAGGAAGATGAGGGAATAGAGTTTGTAAAGCACTTCCGTAGTCACTTGG GTCAGGTCGAGTGCATTTCTGCGAGTGCTGAGGGTGCACTTTGCTGTTCTGTGGGAGATGATCGGGCTATGAAAGTTTTTGATGTCGTCAACTTCGACATGATCAACATGCTTAAACTTGG CTTCCATCCGGGCCAGTGTGAATGGATTTATAATCCAGGCGATGCCATTTCCACAGTCGCCTGTTCTGAGAAATCAACAGGGAAGATTTTTGTGTACGATGGTCGTGGAGGAAATCAGCCCCTGCACACGTTTGACAAGATGCACAACGCACCGCTGTCTCAAATCCGTCTGAATCCAAAGTATCGCGTCATCGTCTCGGCCGATAAAGCTGGCATGTTGGAATACTGGACGGGGCTCCCGAGTGAATTCAAATTTCCACGACAAGTGCAATGGGAGTTTAAGACGGACACGGACTTGTATGAGTTTGCCAAATGCCAAACATATCCAACCAGCTTGGCCTTCTCTCAAGACGGCAAGAAAATGGCCACAATCGCTGTTGACCGGAAAGTGAGGATTTTCCGTTTCCTGACTGGGAAGTTGATGAGAGTGTTCGACGAATCTTTAACG ATGTTCACAGAGCTCCAGCAGATGAGGCAGCAGTTGCCTGATATGGAGTTTGGGCGCAGAATGGCTGTAGAGCGAGAACTGGAAAAGGTGGACGGCATCAGACTGACCAGCATCATTTTTGATGAGACCGGACACTTTGTGCTTTACGGCACAATGCTTGGCATCAAGGTCATAAATGTGGAAACTAACAG GTGTGTGCGGATCCTGGGGAAACAGGAGAACATTCGTGTGGTGCAGCTGAGTCTGTTTCAAGGTGTAGCTAAGACCATGAAGGCAGCTCCAACCATTGAGATGAAAGCCTCGGACAACCCAGCCTTGCAGAACTACGATTCCGACCCGACCATCTTCTGCACGGCCTTCAAAAAGAATCGTTTTTACATG TTCACAAAGAGAGAGCCGGAGGACACAAAGAGCGCTGAATCAGACCGTGATATCTTTAACGAGAAACCTTCTAAAGAGGAAGTGATGGCGGCCACGCAAGCAGAAGGGCCGAAAAGAGTGTCAGACAGTGCCATCATTCACACCACAATGGGCGACATACACATCAAACTCTTTCCTGtgga GTGTCCAAAAACGGTGGAGAACTTTTGCGTTCACAGCAGGAACGGCTACTACAATGGACACATTTTTCATCGTGTCATCAAG GGCTTCATGATCCAGACCGGTGACCCGACGGGCACAGGCATGGGTGGAGAAAGCATCTGGGGTGGAGAGTTTGAAGATGAGTTTCATGCCACACTGAGACACGATAGACCCTACACCCTCAGTATGGCCAACGGAGGCCCAGGAACCAATGGATCACAGTTCTTCATCACTGTTGTCCCAACT CCATGGTTGGACAACAAGCACACTGTTTTTGGAAGGACCGCTAAAGGTATGGAGGTGGTTCAGAGGATCTCCAATGTTAAAGTCAACCCCAAGACTGACAAGCCATACGAGGACATCAGTATCATAAACATCACAGTCAAATAA